A genomic stretch from Rubripirellula reticaptiva includes:
- a CDS encoding CRTAC1 family protein, which yields MCRIDRGCWVSICAFVGGLLLTIGCSDQPASVPAAHESDKPAASAPSTTPIAKARRLFGQGELDAAESCVREILLRLPSDPNALLLSADIKVARQQYQQAIQIASLIPATDTQFSRSQIVIANCVTKLGGDISESEDLAWRAMEHALTTLSKPNSAASSTSDPLAIRRCLIAMLNRRGYRNRACQHVEFLCQIGQANSSELLSLVARRNAFPNQDTQTSDDIIQAEQSNGPMAIARRLHTNRHYAEAYQALLPQRKTRWSHPEQAALFGTILADQQAWDEIPGWAVSCPKNADRYSEYWSAIGSWFFANDQMDLATGSFLRAVEIDPSSAVDYKRLARCAEKSTTGVAPQRFAARAMQIDRMQAILVMIRQNPDSIELQSEMAAKWLELGRPLEYLQWTANGENVAPQQAAMITRKRRDLLARRDFAEMQNNDARMQITHQQYPPPSNEQLAIAFRDRPTNVVFATTPNSPASSSDIRITDVADAVGIRFEYLNGSPRTLKYFRLHETLGGGISVIDFDCDGNPDLYMGQGSGDPPDVIGDKSNQLFRNHAKRFVDATEAAGLIDYGYTTGLAAGDVNQDGFPDLMIGNLGKNRLLINQGDGTFSDSTHRLGNAPPMYTTSLAIADVTGDGLPDIVETNYVDDTKLYQSRVKPNDRLPSGISPSQFANAPDRVFQSNGNRSFTSTPLETSGEDSASSLGVVVTNIDSEPGNEILVANDVWPNRLWKRNTTSGWNETASVDGIAFDCNGTATAGMGIASGDFDADGNLDFHITNFWEQSSSLFLQTSPGTFTDLAPRYNLVGPTFAMLGFGTQSLDINRDGWLDLMILNGQIEDFSAAGHPFRMRPQCFLGTGGQMNEVPIEGPSGYFQRKQLGRTLARVDWNRDGRWDFVASHLDAPSALLENQTDSTGHWIQFQLVGVNSERDAIGARVIVRSGDTSRSTWRTAGDGYLCNNEPILDVGLGDRASISDVTIYWPRGNTQTITDVAVDHRYLIVENQSGATKIALNAR from the coding sequence GGTTGTTGGGTTTCGATATGTGCTTTTGTGGGTGGCCTGCTGCTGACGATCGGCTGCAGTGACCAGCCAGCATCGGTTCCGGCGGCACACGAATCGGACAAGCCAGCCGCATCAGCACCCTCCACCACGCCAATCGCCAAAGCCCGTCGGCTGTTTGGTCAGGGCGAACTTGATGCCGCCGAAAGTTGTGTCCGAGAAATCTTGTTGCGACTGCCCAGCGATCCCAATGCACTACTGCTGTCCGCGGACATCAAAGTTGCTAGGCAACAGTACCAACAGGCCATCCAGATCGCGTCGTTGATTCCTGCGACTGATACTCAGTTCAGCCGATCGCAAATCGTCATCGCCAACTGTGTAACGAAACTCGGTGGCGATATCAGCGAATCGGAAGACTTAGCGTGGCGAGCGATGGAACACGCCCTAACGACTCTGTCGAAACCGAACTCGGCCGCATCGAGCACATCCGACCCACTTGCGATCCGCCGCTGCTTGATCGCGATGCTGAACCGGCGAGGCTACCGCAACCGAGCCTGCCAACATGTTGAATTTCTGTGCCAAATCGGCCAAGCCAATTCGTCGGAACTACTCAGCCTCGTCGCCCGGCGAAACGCGTTTCCCAACCAAGACACGCAAACATCCGATGACATCATCCAGGCCGAGCAATCCAACGGCCCCATGGCCATCGCCCGTCGCCTGCACACCAACCGCCACTACGCGGAAGCCTATCAGGCTCTGCTGCCCCAGCGAAAAACAAGATGGTCGCACCCCGAACAGGCTGCGTTATTTGGAACCATCCTGGCCGATCAACAAGCGTGGGACGAGATCCCCGGATGGGCAGTTTCATGCCCTAAAAATGCAGACCGATACAGCGAGTATTGGTCGGCGATCGGATCATGGTTCTTTGCAAACGACCAAATGGATCTGGCAACAGGATCGTTTCTAAGAGCAGTCGAAATCGATCCTTCCAGCGCTGTCGACTACAAGCGTCTAGCTCGCTGCGCTGAAAAATCGACCACGGGCGTCGCTCCCCAACGCTTCGCCGCACGCGCAATGCAAATTGATCGGATGCAGGCCATCCTGGTCATGATTAGGCAGAACCCAGACTCGATTGAGTTGCAATCGGAAATGGCAGCCAAGTGGTTGGAGCTGGGGCGTCCGCTGGAGTACCTGCAGTGGACGGCAAACGGAGAAAACGTGGCTCCCCAACAAGCCGCCATGATTACACGTAAGCGGCGTGACCTACTCGCTCGCCGCGACTTTGCCGAGATGCAAAACAACGACGCACGAATGCAAATCACTCACCAGCAATACCCGCCTCCGAGCAACGAACAACTCGCAATCGCATTTCGCGACCGACCGACAAACGTCGTTTTCGCCACCACACCAAATTCTCCGGCGAGTTCGTCAGACATTCGCATCACGGACGTTGCCGATGCGGTTGGGATCCGATTCGAATACCTTAATGGATCGCCGCGAACGCTAAAGTACTTTCGATTGCACGAAACGCTGGGCGGTGGCATTTCGGTGATCGATTTTGATTGTGATGGCAATCCAGACCTCTACATGGGGCAAGGGTCGGGTGACCCCCCAGACGTTATCGGCGACAAATCGAATCAGTTGTTTCGCAACCACGCGAAGCGGTTCGTCGACGCAACGGAGGCCGCTGGACTGATCGACTACGGCTACACCACCGGACTTGCTGCGGGCGACGTCAACCAAGACGGATTCCCGGACCTGATGATCGGCAACTTGGGAAAGAACCGTTTGCTAATCAATCAAGGTGACGGCACGTTTTCCGATTCAACTCACCGCCTCGGCAACGCGCCGCCGATGTACACAACTTCGCTTGCGATCGCTGATGTGACCGGCGACGGACTTCCCGACATTGTCGAGACCAACTACGTCGACGATACCAAACTATACCAGTCTCGCGTCAAACCCAACGACCGCCTGCCCTCGGGTATCTCCCCTTCTCAGTTCGCCAATGCCCCGGACCGAGTCTTCCAAAGCAATGGCAACCGTTCCTTCACCTCAACGCCGCTGGAAACCTCGGGCGAGGATTCGGCAAGTTCCCTGGGCGTGGTTGTCACCAACATTGATTCGGAACCCGGAAATGAGATCCTGGTCGCTAACGATGTTTGGCCAAATCGATTGTGGAAACGCAACACAACCTCCGGTTGGAACGAGACTGCCTCGGTTGACGGCATTGCGTTTGATTGCAACGGCACCGCCACCGCAGGCATGGGAATCGCATCAGGTGACTTCGACGCCGATGGAAATCTCGACTTTCACATCACGAATTTTTGGGAGCAATCATCGAGTCTGTTCCTGCAAACGTCGCCCGGCACATTTACAGACCTTGCCCCGCGATACAACTTGGTGGGACCGACATTCGCAATGCTAGGTTTTGGCACCCAGTCGTTGGACATTAACCGCGACGGTTGGCTAGACCTGATGATATTAAACGGTCAGATCGAAGACTTCTCGGCCGCTGGCCATCCGTTTCGGATGCGGCCGCAGTGTTTCCTTGGCACCGGCGGGCAAATGAATGAAGTACCGATCGAAGGTCCCTCGGGATACTTTCAGCGCAAACAACTCGGCCGTACTCTGGCCCGTGTGGACTGGAATCGCGACGGGCGCTGGGACTTCGTCGCCAGTCACTTGGATGCTCCATCGGCACTGTTGGAAAACCAAACGGACTCAACCGGACACTGGATTCAATTTCAGTTGGTAGGCGTCAATTCCGAACGTGACGCTATCGGCGCCCGCGTGATCGTACGCAGCGGTGATACATCACGGTCGACGTGGCGAACCGCCGGTGATGGTTACCTTTGCAACAACGAACCGATCCTTGACGTTGGGTTGGGCGACCGAGCATCGATCAGCGACGTGACCATTTATTGGCCCAGAGGGAACACGCAAACGATCACAGACGTCGCCGTTGACCACCGCTATTTGATCGTCGAAAACCAATCTGGCGCGACCAAAATTGCACTGAATGCTCGCTAG
- a CDS encoding PQQ-binding-like beta-propeller repeat protein produces the protein MKLRHAPLSLLVCLLGLSVHLGLSPCSAGDTDWPQWRGPNRDGHAAKQDLMKSWPAEGPEIKWQAENLGRGYSTAAVVDGRLYTLGADATDCFAICLDAATGESVWKTNVSRASNGDDYNHGWGGGPRSTPTIDGDQVFVLSDIGTLASLERTTGKVQWQVDIVQSFGGKIPMWGYSESLLVDGDRVVVTPGESNFMVALDRKDGSKVWQSKGSDAPAHYVSPIKGSVGETSFYVTASKPGLLAFDCKSGDLVFSDGSTGNGVAVIPTPIISGNSLYHTSDYGSGNTLLSLTHSGKSQSGAGEGGAGEGSAGQGSAGQGGVDVTTVYHLSGKTMQNHHGGVVLVDGVIYGFTKANGGVWMAQDLATGETLWEEKTGRDGSGSIAYADGRLYCYYDKDGSLFLVDPNRKGWTLAGQLKLPQQTNLPRDKGAIWAHPIIADGMLIIRDQDLMFAYNIAE, from the coding sequence ATGAAATTGCGTCACGCGCCTTTGTCGTTGTTGGTCTGTCTGTTAGGTCTGTCCGTTCATTTGGGTTTGAGCCCCTGCAGCGCTGGGGATACCGATTGGCCTCAGTGGCGAGGTCCGAATCGCGATGGTCATGCCGCCAAACAAGATTTGATGAAATCGTGGCCAGCCGAGGGCCCCGAAATCAAATGGCAGGCAGAAAACCTGGGGCGAGGATATTCGACGGCCGCGGTTGTCGATGGCCGACTCTACACGCTGGGGGCCGACGCGACCGATTGTTTCGCGATTTGCCTGGATGCCGCGACGGGCGAGTCGGTGTGGAAGACGAACGTTTCTCGCGCAAGTAATGGCGATGACTACAACCACGGTTGGGGCGGTGGGCCTCGCAGCACACCGACCATCGATGGTGATCAAGTGTTTGTGTTGTCAGACATTGGGACGCTTGCGTCGCTTGAAAGGACCACAGGCAAGGTCCAATGGCAAGTCGATATTGTTCAATCCTTTGGCGGCAAGATTCCGATGTGGGGCTACAGCGAGTCATTGTTGGTTGACGGTGACCGAGTCGTTGTGACGCCCGGTGAATCAAATTTTATGGTTGCCCTTGATCGAAAGGACGGCAGCAAAGTTTGGCAAAGCAAAGGCTCTGACGCGCCCGCACATTATGTCTCGCCAATCAAGGGCAGCGTCGGTGAAACATCGTTCTATGTCACGGCCAGCAAGCCCGGTCTGTTGGCGTTCGATTGCAAGTCGGGCGACCTTGTTTTTTCAGATGGATCGACTGGTAACGGTGTCGCTGTGATTCCGACACCCATCATCAGCGGCAATTCTCTGTATCACACTAGTGATTATGGTTCTGGCAATACGCTGCTAAGTTTAACGCATTCCGGCAAGAGTCAGAGCGGTGCAGGTGAGGGCGGTGCAGGTGAGGGCAGTGCAGGGCAGGGTAGTGCAGGGCAGGGCGGCGTCGATGTTACGACGGTTTATCATTTGAGCGGAAAGACGATGCAGAATCACCATGGTGGTGTCGTTTTGGTTGATGGTGTGATCTACGGGTTCACGAAAGCCAACGGTGGCGTTTGGATGGCTCAAGATTTGGCCACTGGTGAAACGCTATGGGAGGAGAAAACAGGACGTGATGGGAGTGGATCGATCGCGTATGCCGATGGTCGCCTCTACTGCTATTACGACAAGGACGGTTCGCTGTTTTTAGTGGACCCGAATCGTAAAGGGTGGACCCTGGCCGGCCAGTTGAAGTTGCCGCAACAGACCAACTTGCCGCGAGACAAAGGCGCCATCTGGGCTCACCCGATCATCGCGGATGGCATGTTAATCATCCGTGATCAAGATTTGATGTTCGCATACAACATCGCTGAATAA
- a CDS encoding ABC transporter ATP-binding protein: MPTDPSSSRFNEYRETVRTRNAAKERPTGNPHSDRNPKKLGVRERKFWELFKAFYGLIAGHRGQIFTSMMFLTMGIGLQLIPPFGTKLAIDSALTTPPKPLPMWIEALPHPQTQMGLLYAIAGVVVLVTALGTVVSLISRWTATKAVNQTQISIRRRVFDHAIRLPLHRVYDMKSGGVASLIREDAGGVSELIFSMLYNPWRAIVQFVGSLIILMLVDWKLMICGLALLPIVWVTHRTWINRIRPLYRDIRKQRQKIDAGATETFGGIRVVRTFSRSRSESSRFVREGDFLVRQQLFTWWWTRIIETIWEVIIPLASTGLLLYGGYQIIEGQLTLGDLMMFLVYLTMLLGPLATIAGSAVTFQNNLAGLDRVLDVLEIEDELPTRGTAKSLRRADVQGAISIRGVTFAYPETKPTVLRDVSIEVEAGQTVALVGRSGAGKTTLTNLIARFYDPTSGSICLDGRDLRDIELSSYRSLLGIVEQDVFLFDGSIRENIAYARRRSTDAEVIAAATAAAADEFIRKMPEGYDTIIGERGVKLSGGQRQRLAIARAILADPKILILDEATSNLDSESERMIQTSLAELLKDRTAFVIAHRLSTIKNADKIVVLGDGEVLETGTHEELLAQGGRYRDMVILQTSEVSQSIVH; the protein is encoded by the coding sequence ATGCCTACCGATCCCAGCAGCAGCCGTTTTAATGAATACCGCGAGACCGTCCGCACGCGAAATGCTGCGAAAGAACGGCCGACCGGGAATCCCCACAGTGATCGAAACCCCAAAAAGTTGGGAGTGCGAGAACGGAAGTTCTGGGAGTTGTTCAAAGCATTTTATGGTCTGATTGCGGGGCATCGAGGACAGATCTTTACGTCGATGATGTTCTTGACCATGGGCATCGGATTGCAGTTGATCCCGCCCTTTGGGACAAAGCTGGCAATCGATTCGGCATTGACGACTCCTCCCAAGCCGTTACCGATGTGGATCGAGGCGCTGCCCCATCCGCAAACCCAGATGGGATTGTTGTACGCGATCGCTGGTGTCGTGGTCCTAGTCACCGCACTGGGGACCGTGGTTTCCCTGATCAGTCGTTGGACGGCGACCAAGGCGGTTAACCAAACACAAATTTCGATTCGTCGCCGTGTATTCGACCACGCGATCCGATTGCCACTTCACCGCGTCTATGACATGAAGAGCGGCGGCGTGGCGAGTTTGATTCGCGAAGACGCCGGCGGAGTGTCCGAGTTGATCTTCAGCATGTTGTACAACCCGTGGCGTGCGATTGTTCAGTTTGTCGGCAGTCTGATTATCTTGATGTTGGTCGATTGGAAACTGATGATCTGCGGCTTAGCGCTGCTTCCAATTGTTTGGGTCACACATCGAACTTGGATCAATCGGATTCGTCCGTTGTACCGCGACATTCGGAAGCAACGTCAAAAAATCGATGCGGGGGCGACCGAAACATTCGGCGGTATTCGAGTTGTGCGTACATTCTCGCGCAGTCGCAGCGAATCATCTCGGTTTGTTCGCGAAGGTGACTTTCTGGTCCGGCAACAATTGTTCACGTGGTGGTGGACACGCATCATCGAAACCATTTGGGAAGTCATCATTCCGTTGGCTTCGACAGGGCTGTTGTTGTACGGCGGTTACCAAATCATCGAAGGTCAATTGACGCTTGGTGACTTGATGATGTTCTTGGTTTACTTAACGATGTTGTTGGGGCCTCTGGCAACGATTGCGGGTAGCGCAGTGACGTTTCAAAACAACTTGGCGGGACTCGACCGAGTTCTAGACGTGTTGGAAATCGAGGACGAACTGCCGACTCGTGGCACTGCCAAGTCGCTCAGGCGAGCAGACGTCCAGGGCGCTATTTCGATTCGCGGCGTTACGTTCGCTTACCCTGAAACCAAGCCGACGGTGCTTCGCGACGTTTCGATCGAGGTCGAGGCGGGGCAAACGGTGGCGCTGGTCGGGCGTAGTGGTGCCGGCAAGACAACGCTGACGAATCTGATCGCGCGGTTTTACGATCCGACGTCGGGCAGCATCTGTCTAGACGGCCGAGACCTTCGCGACATCGAATTGTCCAGTTACCGCAGCCTGCTTGGCATTGTCGAACAGGACGTGTTCTTGTTTGACGGTTCGATTCGCGAAAATATCGCGTATGCGAGGCGTCGGTCGACCGATGCCGAAGTGATTGCAGCGGCGACTGCGGCAGCGGCCGACGAATTTATCCGCAAGATGCCCGAAGGCTACGACACGATCATCGGTGAACGTGGCGTCAAACTGTCGGGCGGGCAAAGGCAGCGATTGGCGATCGCGCGCGCGATCTTGGCGGATCCGAAGATCCTGATTCTTGACGAGGCGACCAGTAACCTGGACAGCGAGAGTGAACGGATGATCCAAACCAGCCTAGCAGAGTTGCTGAAGGATCGGACAGCGTTTGTGATTGCGCACCGGTTAAGCACCATCAAGAACGCTGACAAAATTGTGGTGCTGGGCGATGGCGAAGTCCTTGAAACCGGGACTCACGAGGAACTGTTGGCACAGGGTGGGCGATACCGAGATATGGTGATCTTGCAAACCAGCGAGGTTTCTCAATCAATTGTCCATTGA
- a CDS encoding sodium:solute symporter family protein produces the protein MTPIDYFVLVTYFAIMIGIGLWAMRGVKNQEDYFMGGRGFGKLLQTFAAFGAGTGAHEPVTVGRTGWTSGLSGVWSALMWLFVTPVYWITAVWYRRMRHMTLGDWFVERYESRALGAAYTLFAIVFYMFYLSTMFSAIAKFAVPLLGVETGWFGYDLKYTLIPVIALVVIGYGVLGGLAAAYVTDLIQGVFIILLSVMLIPYGLWALAAKFGGAGEDSLMDGFRIMHARVSDDYFNLFAGPSSGEFPIQYILSLSVLAMVGIVVQPHFIATGGGSAKTEDEARIGLVTGNFLKRLCTVGWALTALIALALLADSPEIAGDPDKVWGVAAREILGPLNMGLVGLMLACLLAAMMSSADCYMIVTSALVVRNVYAPYINPNADEKKYVLVGRLTGLIIIIGASVVALRFSDVFGQFKMAMELPILFAAPFWVGMYWRRATRTAVWATMAFSILFFFVLPPIVPNLMPSLAQQESLAATTEVVRTTIRRKATESDVARHEAFIAAKKSIEESGGDITVLGSEPANASVGQPITVVSQTGGKSIFWTDSGSLNLDFLVYDAIGIDLSGASKATLETLRLPSRVLLPFAILVLVSLVTRRGTDQTLHRYFAKMNTPVLADPIADRERLEAAYAGEQSIRKVFPNSDLEFTWPTIKDVIGFTACCGICAIIIGLLVWLASIGATTV, from the coding sequence ATGACACCGATCGACTACTTTGTGCTGGTCACGTACTTCGCAATCATGATTGGAATCGGATTGTGGGCGATGCGAGGCGTCAAGAACCAAGAAGACTATTTCATGGGTGGGCGCGGCTTTGGCAAGCTGCTGCAAACATTTGCTGCGTTTGGTGCTGGCACTGGCGCCCACGAACCGGTGACCGTCGGACGCACCGGATGGACCAGCGGACTGAGTGGTGTTTGGTCGGCGCTGATGTGGCTATTCGTGACGCCGGTCTACTGGATCACGGCGGTGTGGTATCGCCGTATGCGGCACATGACACTCGGAGACTGGTTTGTCGAACGGTACGAATCACGAGCACTGGGCGCGGCTTACACGCTGTTCGCGATCGTCTTTTACATGTTCTATTTGTCGACGATGTTTTCTGCGATTGCGAAATTCGCGGTGCCGCTGTTGGGTGTCGAAACCGGATGGTTTGGCTATGACCTAAAATACACTTTGATCCCCGTGATTGCGTTGGTGGTGATCGGCTACGGAGTGCTCGGTGGTTTGGCGGCTGCCTACGTGACAGATCTGATCCAAGGCGTCTTCATCATCCTGTTGTCAGTCATGCTGATCCCGTACGGATTGTGGGCGCTCGCGGCCAAATTCGGTGGCGCAGGCGAAGACAGTTTGATGGACGGTTTTCGAATCATGCACGCACGTGTCTCAGACGATTACTTCAATCTGTTCGCGGGTCCTAGCAGCGGCGAGTTTCCGATTCAGTACATCTTGTCACTTTCTGTTCTGGCGATGGTTGGCATCGTCGTCCAGCCTCACTTCATCGCCACGGGCGGCGGATCGGCAAAGACCGAAGACGAAGCTCGTATCGGTTTGGTGACTGGCAATTTCCTAAAACGACTGTGCACCGTTGGCTGGGCACTGACCGCGCTGATCGCGTTAGCATTGCTCGCCGACAGCCCCGAAATCGCAGGCGATCCGGACAAGGTCTGGGGCGTCGCTGCAAGAGAAATCCTGGGCCCACTCAACATGGGACTCGTCGGACTGATGTTGGCGTGCTTATTGGCTGCGATGATGAGCTCGGCCGATTGCTACATGATCGTGACATCGGCGCTGGTGGTTCGAAACGTCTATGCACCCTACATCAATCCGAATGCGGACGAAAAGAAGTACGTCCTCGTTGGTCGATTGACAGGCTTGATCATCATCATCGGTGCGTCCGTGGTGGCGCTGCGTTTTTCCGATGTGTTTGGCCAATTCAAGATGGCGATGGAGTTGCCGATTCTATTCGCCGCTCCGTTTTGGGTGGGCATGTATTGGCGACGGGCAACGCGAACGGCGGTTTGGGCAACGATGGCTTTTTCGATCCTGTTCTTTTTTGTGCTGCCGCCGATCGTCCCAAACCTAATGCCAAGCTTGGCACAACAAGAATCACTTGCCGCGACAACCGAGGTAGTCCGGACGACGATTCGTCGAAAAGCCACTGAATCCGACGTTGCCCGCCACGAAGCGTTCATCGCAGCCAAAAAATCTATCGAAGAATCCGGTGGCGACATCACTGTCCTTGGTTCAGAACCTGCCAACGCGAGCGTTGGCCAACCCATCACAGTAGTCTCCCAAACGGGCGGCAAATCCATTTTCTGGACCGACAGTGGCTCGCTAAATCTCGACTTTCTGGTCTACGACGCGATCGGAATTGATTTATCGGGTGCCTCCAAAGCGACGCTGGAAACGTTGCGTTTGCCGTCGCGAGTACTATTACCGTTTGCGATCTTGGTGTTAGTCAGCTTGGTGACGCGGCGAGGAACCGACCAGACTCTGCACCGATACTTTGCCAAGATGAATACGCCGGTGCTTGCCGACCCGATCGCCGATCGCGAGCGACTCGAAGCGGCCTACGCGGGTGAGCAATCGATTCGCAAAGTTTTCCCCAACAGCGATCTAGAATTTACCTGGCCGACGATCAAGGACGTGATTGGATTCACTGCCTGCTGCGGCATTTGCGCCATCATCATCGGACTGCTCGTTTGGTTGGCCAGCATCGGTGCAACAACCGTTTAA
- a CDS encoding DUF459 domain-containing protein, which produces MRSALICFFALFATLAIADSPSFPLAAQRILVLGDSITYSGHYIDVIDATVHANGYSPEIINLGLPSETCNGLTEPDHPFPRPNVQERIDRALAKIKPDVVVACYGMNDGIYHPFSEDRFEAYKRGIGQIIDKVHASGAKLVLLTPPPFDAVPVRAKGKLAPITADEFGFKTVYENYDHEVIKKYAEWIMQQSDRVEMVIDLHSPITSYLEANRAIDPNYTVAPDGVHASTEGHQIIADAILDAWGLADRETADETDVKNRAKRQAIMKAAWLTEVGHDRPGIKAGLPIAEAQKQADQIK; this is translated from the coding sequence ATGCGTTCCGCTCTCATTTGTTTCTTCGCCCTGTTCGCGACCTTGGCCATCGCCGATTCGCCTTCGTTTCCACTCGCTGCACAACGCATTCTGGTTCTTGGTGACTCGATAACGTATTCCGGGCACTACATTGACGTGATCGACGCGACGGTGCATGCCAACGGTTACTCGCCCGAGATCATCAACTTGGGATTGCCCAGCGAAACCTGCAACGGATTGACGGAACCCGACCACCCCTTCCCACGCCCCAACGTTCAAGAACGTATCGATCGAGCACTCGCAAAGATCAAGCCGGACGTTGTCGTGGCTTGCTACGGAATGAACGATGGCATCTATCATCCGTTCAGCGAAGACCGTTTCGAGGCCTACAAAAGAGGCATCGGCCAAATCATCGACAAGGTTCACGCCAGCGGCGCCAAGCTGGTCTTGCTGACGCCGCCACCTTTTGATGCGGTGCCAGTTCGTGCCAAAGGAAAACTTGCACCGATCACCGCCGACGAGTTTGGCTTCAAGACGGTCTACGAGAACTACGACCATGAGGTCATCAAGAAATACGCCGAATGGATCATGCAGCAATCTGACCGCGTTGAAATGGTGATCGACTTACACAGCCCGATCACGTCGTATCTAGAAGCCAATCGGGCTATCGACCCTAATTACACGGTCGCCCCCGATGGAGTCCACGCGTCGACCGAAGGTCACCAAATCATCGCCGACGCGATCCTGGATGCCTGGGGGCTAGCGGATCGTGAAACGGCGGACGAGACAGACGTCAAAAACAGAGCCAAGCGTCAAGCAATCATGAAGGCAGCTTGGTTGACCGAGGTCGGCCATGATCGCCCCGGCATCAAAGCCGGCCTGCCAATCGCCGAAGCACAAAAACAGGCGGATCAGATCAAGTGA
- a CDS encoding ABC transporter permease — protein sequence MVRDMTFRTNFVLQCVSSIGWTAMNVGFYLILFQHTKTIGQDSGWDEPKFFLFIATTWFINSLVQAFFMPNAEEFSELIRTGGLDFALLKPIDTQFLISFRRIDWSALSNFFAGLLIAGVSLYQLATREIDPMVPTVLSLVLYVIFLGCGVAMMYSLMICLSATSIWLGRNQTLYNFWFYITNFSRYPMEMYNRGWGTPMYGFFTFVIPVLLVVNVPARLIAKPISPRTNEEWMLLAWALVATVLSLVVSRWVFRRALLSYRSASS from the coding sequence ATGGTTCGCGACATGACGTTTCGGACTAACTTTGTACTGCAGTGCGTCAGCAGTATCGGATGGACAGCGATGAACGTCGGGTTCTATTTGATCCTGTTTCAGCACACCAAAACGATTGGCCAAGACAGCGGTTGGGATGAACCAAAGTTCTTTTTGTTCATTGCCACGACTTGGTTCATCAACAGTCTGGTCCAGGCATTCTTCATGCCCAATGCCGAAGAATTCAGCGAGCTGATTCGTACGGGCGGTTTGGACTTTGCACTTTTGAAACCGATCGATACGCAGTTTTTGATCTCGTTTCGGCGAATCGACTGGAGTGCACTTTCGAACTTCTTTGCGGGCCTGTTGATCGCAGGCGTTTCGCTTTACCAGTTGGCGACCCGAGAGATTGATCCGATGGTTCCGACAGTATTGTCGTTGGTGTTGTACGTCATTTTTTTAGGTTGCGGTGTCGCGATGATGTACAGCTTGATGATCTGTTTAAGTGCAACGAGTATTTGGTTAGGACGAAACCAGACGCTCTACAATTTTTGGTTCTACATCACCAACTTCAGTCGCTATCCGATGGAAATGTACAACCGTGGATGGGGGACGCCGATGTATGGGTTCTTCACGTTTGTGATTCCCGTGTTGTTGGTCGTCAACGTACCAGCGCGTTTGATCGCAAAGCCGATCAGTCCTAGAACAAACGAAGAATGGATGTTGCTGGCCTGGGCCTTGGTCGCAACGGTCTTGAGCCTCGTTGTTAGCCGATGGGTATTCCGGCGGGCGCTGCTGAGTTACCGCAGCGCTAGTTCGTAA
- a CDS encoding ABC transporter permease: MLFSAIASVPQRFGVQQRLSLWRTILSTALGERLVYRGDFALGTLMRFLPIITQIFLWYAVFDSIGEAEGEDAASIGGFGFREIVAYYLLTMISRAFSSMPGLASGIAKEIREGEIKRYLIQPIDLIGFLLLTRIAHKLAYYAVATLPFALVFYLCRSYFVAGWPSPAIVVAFAGSLVMGFLIGFFLEAAIGMIGFWFLEVSSLLFVYMLFSFFLSGHMFPLSMLPPGIESFVNFLPFKYLAYFPAAVFLGKIPEDELPMELAIEAAWLAFFIIICRVAYVRGIRRYSGYGG, encoded by the coding sequence ATGCTGTTTTCTGCCATTGCATCTGTTCCGCAGCGATTTGGGGTGCAGCAGCGTCTTTCGCTTTGGCGAACGATACTCTCAACAGCGCTAGGTGAGCGTCTGGTCTATCGCGGTGACTTTGCGCTCGGCACGTTGATGCGGTTTCTGCCAATCATTACTCAGATCTTTTTGTGGTACGCCGTCTTTGATTCAATCGGTGAAGCCGAAGGTGAAGACGCGGCATCGATTGGCGGTTTCGGATTTCGCGAGATCGTGGCGTACTACTTGTTGACGATGATCAGCCGTGCTTTTTCAAGCATGCCAGGACTCGCGTCGGGAATCGCCAAAGAGATCCGCGAAGGCGAGATCAAACGGTATCTGATCCAGCCGATCGATCTGATCGGATTCTTGTTGCTGACACGGATCGCCCACAAGTTGGCGTACTATGCCGTTGCCACGTTGCCGTTTGCGTTGGTGTTTTATCTATGCCGCAGTTACTTCGTGGCCGGATGGCCTTCGCCGGCGATCGTTGTCGCGTTTGCTGGTTCGCTGGTGATGGGATTCCTGATTGGCTTCTTCCTGGAAGCCGCGATCGGGATGATTGGTTTCTGGTTCTTGGAAGTCTCGTCGCTGTTGTTTGTCTACATGTTGTTCAGCTTCTTTTTGTCGGGGCACATGTTTCCGCTCTCGATGTTGCCGCCCGGGATTGAGTCATTCGTCAATTTTTTGCCATTCAAGTACTTGGCGTATTTTCCGGCGGCTGTTTTCTTGGGGAAAATTCCCGAAGACGAGTTGCCGATGGAATTGGCCATCGAGGCGGCTTGGTTGGCGTTCTTCATCATCATTTGTCGGGTTGCCTATGTGCGTGGCATCCGACGTTACAGCGGATACGGAGGCTGA